TTTTGACGAAAAGATAATTTATTAAAATAGTTCATTTTAGTTTTTCCAAGTATAAAAATTAATTTATTATTAAATACTTTAAAGATTAAATAATTTGTTTTTATCTCTTATAGCACCAGTATCTGCACTAGTTGCACAAGAAGCGTAAAATTGCAATGCTAAGGAAATTTTTCTTTTTCGATTTAATGGTTTATATGCTTTATCACCTTTTAATTTTTCTTTTATTATTCGATTATTTAGTTCTTTTTCAGTAATATTTAAATGAATTTTTTTTTGATAAATATCAATTTGAATATTATCTCCATTTTCAACTAATGCTATTATTCCTTTATTTGCTGCTTCTGGTGAAATATGTCCTATGGATAATCCTGATGTACCTCCAGAAAACCGGCCATCAGTGATTAATGCACATTTTTTATCTAAATTCATAGATTTTAAATATGTTGTTGGATATAACATTTCTTGCATTCCTGGACCGCCTTTTGGACCTTCATATCGAATAACTACAACATCTCCAGCAATAATTTCCCCATTTAATATTGATTTAACTGCGTCTTCTTGACTTTCAAATACTTTTGCTGTTCCAGAAAAAATATAATTTTCTTGACTTATACTAGCAGTTTTTATTATACAACCATTTTTTGCTAAATTACCATATAAAACAGATAAACCACCTTCTTTACTATAAGCATTTTGACAAGACCGAATACATCCTGTAATACGATTCGTATCTAATTTATTCCATCTAAAATTTTGCGAAAATGGTTTAACTGTTCGTACACCTCCAGGACCTGCATGAAACATTTTTATTATACTGCTTTTTTTCGTAGATAAAATATCATAGTTATTTAATGTTTCTTTTAAAGTTAATCCTAATATATTTTTAGTTTTATTATTGAGTAAGTTACAACGATTTAATTCCCCTAATATACCCATAACACCACCTGCTCGGTGTACATCTTCTACATGATATAACTTAGTGCTTGGAGCAACTTTGCAAATATGTGGAGTCTTTTTTGAAAGATTATCAATATTAGACATTTTAAAATCAATATTTCCTTCATTTGAAGCGGCTAATAAATGCAATATAGTATTTGTTGATCCACCCATCGCAATATCTAACATCATGGCATTTTCAAAAGATTTTTTATTTGCAATATTCCTAGGTAAAAACTGCTCGTTATTATTTTCATAATAATTTTTTGTAATTTTTACTATTATTTTAGCAGATTGTCTAAATAATTTTTTTCGATCAACATGAGTAGCTAATAATGTACCATTTCCAGGTAAAGCTAAACCTATTGCTTCCATTAAACAATTCATAGAATTAGCAGTAAACATACCAGAGCAAGATCCACATGTAGGGCATGATGATAATTCGATTTTTTTTATAAAATCATCTGAATTATTAGGATTTCCTGAATGAATAATTGCATCAACTAAATCAATTTTTTCTGTTATTTTTTTAATTTTTATTTTTCCTGCT
This region of Buchnera aphidicola (Aphis craccivora) genomic DNA includes:
- the ilvD gene encoding dihydroxy-acid dehydratase is translated as MPKYRSFTTTQGRNMSGARSLWRATGMNDEDFKKPIIAIVNSFSQFVPGHIHLQEVAKIISKEIWNSGGVPKEFNTIAIDDGIAMGHSGMLYSLPSRELIADSIEYVINAHCVDAMICVSNCDKITPAMFMAAMRLNIPSIFVSGGPMEAGKIKIKKITEKIDLVDAIIHSGNPNNSDDFIKKIELSSCPTCGSCSGMFTANSMNCLMEAIGLALPGNGTLLATHVDRKKLFRQSAKIIVKITKNYYENNNEQFLPRNIANKKSFENAMMLDIAMGGSTNTILHLLAASNEGNIDFKMSNIDNLSKKTPHICKVAPSTKLYHVEDVHRAGGVMGILGELNRCNLLNNKTKNILGLTLKETLNNYDILSTKKSSIIKMFHAGPGGVRTVKPFSQNFRWNKLDTNRITGCIRSCQNAYSKEGGLSVLYGNLAKNGCIIKTASISQENYIFSGTAKVFESQEDAVKSILNGEIIAGDVVVIRYEGPKGGPGMQEMLYPTTYLKSMNLDKKCALITDGRFSGGTSGLSIGHISPEAANKGIIALVENGDNIQIDIYQKKIHLNITEKELNNRIIKEKLKGDKAYKPLNRKRKISLALQFYASCATSADTGAIRDKNKLFNL